DNA from Podarcis muralis chromosome 13, rPodMur119.hap1.1, whole genome shotgun sequence:
gggagcccagcgcgggcttctgctgcttgcggagacgtgcgcgaagcctggagagcgagaggggtcggtgcgcaccgacccctctcgctctccaggcttcagcaaaagcctgcattcgccccataggacacacacacatttccccttcatttttggaggggaaaaagtgtgtcctatagagcgaaaaatacggtatccttTCATGTGTTGGTATATAGCATTCATGCAAATGGGAaattttagattttaaaaaatatatattttaaaacaagaaTAAACAGAATAAATTATCCCTTTGCCCAAAATTTTGTATTTATGAATAAAATACACtaatttggtatataaattgtttacAGGGCTGTCTTTTAAATAGCATTTTAATTCATTATTTAAGACTTTTTTTCCTCAGCTGGCCTACAAATGGGAAAAAAAGACTAGAATAAAACAACAGTTTCAAAGACAGCAGTATAGTGAGCCCATCAGAAGTTTAGATTCCATCGGAGACTAGGTTATAAACTATTGAATTGTGGGTGCTGGTCCAGAATTTGGTATTCAGCTCCACAGTTTAATGAGCAGCTCAAAGATGGTGCTGAAGAGCTCCACTAAGTGGTGAAACTGGAGGAaatcattttcagctgcaaacccAACATTGAATTTTGGAGCTATTGCCCAAGGTacaatttttaaagtattttgtcACTTAATACTGGGATCAAATAGAGCTCAGGAGTTCTGCTGGAACAGAGATGACAAGCTTTTTTTGGCATGACTGCTTCAAAGGTGGGAAAGGTGCCAGGGGAATTCAATGAACTGGGGTGCCACCACCCAGAAGGCTCTAGAGTAGGCTTCCCCAGACCTTGTGCGCtctagacattttggactacaactcccgccagccccagccagcacaggtgaggggacttgtagttcaaaacatctgaaggacactggATTGTGGAAGACTGCCCATACATCTTATACCTTTCCTACAGTTGTTCATGTTGTAGAGGCACTCACAAAAGAGCTTCCTTGGGTGTTCTTGCTGCGtcgggggggagagaataagcgGGAAGAGGTGCTCTGTTCAGATGGAGTTCTAGGCATTACCTTTAAGCAttttttccttttgctttctcCTCCTTGTTGGCAAACTTGCTGCCAAATGGGGAGCTACCTGATTTGCGTGTGAATCTCGAGGCTTGCTGATCATCAGGCCGCACCCCAGGAATCCCATTTCATGAAAAATGCTAACGCCACAGTCTTCTGTTGACTTGACCGGACTTGCTTCTGGGTTTCAGAGCCAGCAGCTGTGCAAAGGGAAATGGTTTTAACCCAATGTTTTAAATTTCCCCCAACTGCTTTGACATGCATTGGGATGCTGCCTGTCTCCCATTTCCTCTGGTGTTCAGAATGGAGATGGGTGGAAAGATTGCCTCCCATTTCAAATCTGAGTTGTGGATTGCCCCAGGGCAGAAATGGAATGAGCCGGGAATGCTGGAGTGAGGGGTTCTGGGATACTGTCTCTGGTTCATAGTGGAAGAAGAAAGCCGCAAGCTCCAGTTCTGAGCGTGATCAGAGAGAGGAAGGTTATAATGAATTGTGTCCGGGGAGATGGTGGGAGctacggacgcgggtggcgctgtgggttaaaccacagaaactaggacttcccgatcagaaggtcagtggttcgaatccccgcgacggggtgagctcccgttgcttggtccctgctcctgccaacctagcagttcgaaagcacgtcaaagtgcaagtagataaataggtaccgctccggcgggaaggtaaacggcatttctgtgcgctgctctggttcgccagaagcggcttagtcatgctggccacgtgacccggaagctgtacgccggctccgtcggccaataaagcgagatgagtgccgcaatcccagagtcggttatgactggacctaatggtcaggggtccctttacctttacaatcctGATGCAGAATGAGAAGGGAGCTCTCAAAAAGCACCCAGCCCCACCTTTCtttgggagcagcaggaggaaaaaaCATCTTGTCTTCTAGCCTTACTGCCTGAAGAGGTGGCTGAATCATTGTGGGGGAGATGGGTGGCTGCTGGTGGCTGAGGCCTCTCTCTTTTGTTGCAGACGCTCACCGGAAAAGAGATTGAGATTGACATAGAACCCACAGACAAGGTACCTCGGGGAAACAAACATGGCGGGcggggtggtggtgatgatagcGGTGCCCTGCACCTACCAGGGGATCACCCGCTTGGTTTTTCCATATGGAGAGAGACATATTATTTGCCCTGGTGTGTGGGGCTGGTTTGCGTCACTGTGGGTCCTGCCCAGCCCCTCACACCAAGGCAAACAACATGTCTCTTCCTCAAGTCCAGTTTTGCAGAACTGGCTGAGATCAAACAGGCCCactccctgttgaacttccagtGCTGGTGAAACTGGCATTTTaagtgccgccccccccccccgatcttggGTTCCTTTTTGCGATGTATGCTATATCCCCgctgtacaccacttagaaactGTGGCATTAAGTGGTACGTAAATTATACTCTGAAGATGAATGGATCGATCCAATTGTGGAGGGAAAGGGGGTTGGTCAGTTGGTACCCATGTCCTCTTTCTTctggcccccacccacccaggcgTGGCCTGTTATCAGTCTGGCCAGGTGGTGGAgctattcctcctctgccctcttgCCCTCAGAAAGTGGGCAATAAGACATGTTTCCCAAGGGCGTCCCTCCGTCCTCTTGAAAGGGCAGCCAGGGCTTTTTCTGGGCAAGCGTGACATCTCCTTCATCAGCGCAACTGAACCACAATGCCCATCCGCCTCCCAGTCCCATTGGTCCCATGTGAGAAACATTTGAGAGGTTCATCAGATCCTTCTGGGCCACATTCAGGAGCTTTTGGGGCAGAGGCCACAAGGAcatggctgtcaacttttcccttttcttgcgaggagtcctattcagaataagggaatttcccttgaaaaagggaaatgttgacagctatgcaagggTGGGGAGGCCCATATGTTCAGATGTTGCCCTTTGTGACAGCGAAACGGATTGAAAGAGTCAAGcaggctgtcccccccccccccccgggaaatgAGTTTTCCCTCCGTCAGCCTTGCCCACTAGTGTTGATGTGAGGTTGCAGCTAAAAACTGCTCTGGATAGACTGTGACCCATTTctgttctcctctctctctgccctccttcCCCCCAGGTGGAGAGAATAAAGGAGCGAgtggaagaaaaagagggaatCCCGCCACAACAACAGCGACTCATCTACAGCGGCAAGCAGATGTGAGTCCACCGGCAGCGGTGGCTGCTTCCCAGTGTATTGTGGGGAAAGCCTGGCTCTTGTAGTGCTGCTAGGGTGGAAGCAGAGGCTGCCCTAGTGCATTGTGGGATAATTGTTTTATAGGGCGGTGGTCCTCGGGTCTCATCAGGCCAAGCCACAGCACCCGGCCCTACAGGTATGGGGCTGGTGAAAACCTGGCTTAGCCGTGGCAGGGGTTGCAAGCTTGGAAAACGCAGGGCAAAGTGCTGCAGCGCTTTGGAAAGgcatggcaataataataataataataataataataataataataataataataataaacatttataccccagccagagccgggctcagggcggctaacaccaataaaattacaataaaatgggGCGGGGAGACAAACAaaaaccagtttattaaaatacagattaaaataccatttaaaatgcagcctcatttcaatagtagcccataaatcaaaaccataaggggagggaaacgtaagggtcagactgagtccaaaccaaaggccaggctgaacagctctgtcttccagGCGGAAAGATGCAAGACCCAGATGATTTGTCAGCCCCTTTCAAAACGTTGCAGAGCGCTTCGCAAAGCATTTTACA
Protein-coding regions in this window:
- the NEDD8 gene encoding ubiquitin-like protein NEDD8 — protein: MLIKVKTLTGKEIEIDIEPTDKVERIKERVEEKEGIPPQQQRLIYSGKQMNDEKTAADYKIQGGSVLHLVLALRGGGLR